One Vidua chalybeata isolate OUT-0048 chromosome 22, bVidCha1 merged haplotype, whole genome shotgun sequence genomic region harbors:
- the LOC128799024 gene encoding arylacetamide deacetylase-like 4 produces MELLLAIFLSLLTGIVAIAFYYEHPKAEIPRGISEHQKLYFLHYLVNFGLGLATFLDKVGIISEMHFLRIVMETIPPLKDTRLLIKDLRFERVKVRIYQLKTSNNNQRRGILYFHGGVGQFGSIRAYERKCRYFCRKTNSVVVCVGYRLAPEHPFPAQFEDCLTATIHFLRNAQDHGVDPSRVVICGDSSGGTLTAAVAQALVNRRDLPKLRAQILIYPFLQCVDLNLPSYQQNWGVPILLKERTLVFGLKYVNLDLGLIKELFKGCHVSEDRRLKYQKWVSPDYIPHEFKTRGYKPSPTHRPSEEICELVESLFDPVFSPLLAEDSVIAQLPETFILTCEFDVLRDDGLLYKKRLEDHGIKVTWCHLQEGFHGTLYLALFGRVVGFRSGAKGLEKIVNFLRLM; encoded by the exons ATGGAACTTCTCCTGgccatttttctctctcttttgacTGGTATTGTGGCAATTGCTTTCTATTATGAACATCCCAAAGCAGAAATTCCTCGTGGAATCAGTGAGCAccaaaagctttattttcttcattaccTCGTTAACTTTGGGCTTGGTCTG GCAACATTTTTGGACAAAGTAGGTATAATCTCAGAGATGCATTTCCTCAGGATTGTAATGGAGACAATACCACCATTAAAGGATACACGTCTTCTTATCAAGGACTTAAGGTTTGAAAGGGTTAAAGTGAGAATTTACCAGCTAAAAACATCAAACAATAACCAAAGAAGGggaattctttattttcatggaGGAGTTGGCCAGTTTGGAAGTATCC GGGCCTACGAAAGAAAGTGCCGCTACTTCTGCAGGAAGACCAATTCAGTGGTGGTGTGTGTTGG GTATCGTTTAGCTCCTGAGCACCCATTTCCAGCCCAGTTTGAGGACTGTCTCACTGCTACCATCCATTTTCTGAGGAATGCACAAGACCATGGAGTCGACCCTTCCCGCGTTGTCATCTGTGGAGACAGCAGTGGAGGGAcactcactgctgctgttgCCCAAGCTCTggtgaacagaagagatctcccAAAGCTGAGAGCACAAATCCTAATATATCCTTTTCTGCAGTGTGTGGACTTAAATTTGCCTTCTTATCAGCAGAATTGGGGAGTCCCCATTTTGCTAAAGGAACGAACCCTTGTTTTTGGCTTGAAGTATGTTAATCTGGACTTGGGCCTCATCAAAGAATTATTTAAAGGTTGCCATGTTTCAGAAGATCGGAGACTGAAATATCAGAAATGGGTGAGTCCTGACTACATCCCTCATGAGTTTAAAACAAGAGGTTACAAACCAAGTCCAACACATCGACCCTCAGAAGAAATCTGTGAATTGGTCGAGTCCTTGTTTGACCCTGTTTTTTCACCACTGTTGGCTGAAGACAGTGTTATTGCTCAGCTTCCTGAGACTTTCATTTTGACCTGCGAATTTGATGTGCTTAGAGATGATGGACTGCTCTACAAGAAACGATTAGAGGACCATGGTATAAAAGTGACCTGGTGCCATCTGCAAGAGGGATTCCATGGAACACTGTACTTAGCACTTTTTGGTAGGGTGGTAGGATTCCGCTCTGGAGCTAAAGGCCTGGAAAAGATAGTAAATTTTCTAAGACTGAtgtaa
- the LOC128799023 gene encoding arylacetamide deacetylase-like 4 has protein sequence MASAYTTLAIIGMFFISPILIPALYLGVVLYDFFNSELPPGIEQPLKLRFFHSLLITTMVAGKILEKLGICNDFTILRVALNGIPPWRDSKLLIKDLTVDGVPLRIYQPKSPPTGKRRGILYFHGGAGTFGSIRAFERVCRYMSKKCNSVVVSVGYRLAPEHPYPGQYFDCLNATLYFMRNLEEYHVDPGLIIISGDSCGANFATVICQILLNDRDLPKVRAQVLLYPGLQGLDFHLPSYQQNAFVPMLSRKMIIYLCFRYLNRKPTVWKDVLQNCHVPDSMRQQYKKWVSADLIPDEFKVRGYVPPKPASYKPEVHEAVKEILAATFSPLLAEDSIICQLPESYIVTCEFDVLRDDGLLYKKRLEENGVQVTWYHCENGFHGILAFFGYGIFSFLSANKIMDSIVNYINSL, from the exons ATGGCATCTGCTTATACAACTTTAGCAATTATAGGAATGTTCTTTATTTCTCCTATTTTAATACCAGCACTGTATTTGGGGGTTGTATTATATGATTTTTTCAACTCGGAACTGCCACCTGGAATTGAGCAACCTCTAAAGCTTCGTTTTTTCCACTCCTTGCTGATTACAACCATGGTTGCG GGAAAGATTTTGGAGAAGCTGGGGATCTGCAATGATTTCACCATACTGCGAGTAGCTCTCAATGGGATACCTCCATGGAGAGATTCCAAACTGCTTATCAAAGATCTCACAGTAGATGGGGTACCCTTGAGGATTTATCAGCCCAAAAGCCCACCCACTGGCAAAAGAAGAGGAATTCTCTATTTTCATGGAGGCGCTGGCACATTTGGGAGCATTA GAGCCTTTGAAAGAGTATGCCGCTATATGTCCAAAAAATGCAACTCAGTGGTCGTGTCTGTTGG GTACCGTCTGGCTCCTGAACATCCCTACCCAGGGCAATATTTTGACTGTCTCAATGCCACCTTATACTTCATGAGGAATTTAGAAGAGTATCATGTGGATCCTGGTCTCATCATCATTAGTGGTGACAGCTGTGGAGCTAATTTTGCTACAGTTATTTGCCAAATACTGCTGAATGATAGAGATCTGCCAAAAGTACGTGCTCAGGTGCTACTTTACCCAGGACTCCAGGGGCTGGATTTCCACTTGCCCTCCTACCAGCAGAACGCTTTTGTCCCCATGTTGTCCCGGAAGATGATCATCTACCTTTGTTTTCGTTACCTTAACAGAAAACCCACAGTTTGGAAAGATGTTCTACAAAACTGCCATGTTCCTGATAGTATGAGACAGCAGTATAAAAAATGGGTAAGTGCTGACCTTATTCCTGATGAATTTAAGGTTAGAGGCTACGTCCCACCAAAACCCGCATCATATAAACCTGAAGTACATGAAGCTGTCAAAGAAATTTTAGCAGCAACATTTTCCCCACTTTTAGCTGAAGATTCCATTATTTGCCAGCTCCCTGAGTCCTACATTGTGACCTGTGAGTTTGATGTGTTGCGGGATGATGGTCTGTTATACAAGAAGAGACTAGAGGAAAATGGTGTTCAAGTGACCTGGTATCATTGCGAGAATGGCTTCCATGGAATTTTAGCCTTTTTTGGctatgggattttttcctttttatctgcAAATAAGATAATGGACAGTATTGTGAATTATATAAACAGTTTATAG
- the LOC128799025 gene encoding arylacetamide deacetylase-like 4, producing MAVVLTVLVLFLAGFLAAFILLVIGAINFDFSNSEIPPGVNQPAKLRIIHIILICTAVVGKLLQNIGICTQVGFVRYIQGRKTLGADPKLFIKDLWFEKVPVRIYQPKAPSASQRRGVMFFHGGGWVFGSIETHEGLCRFIARESESVVVSVGYRLAPEHKYPAAYEDCLNATQHFLQHLEHYGVDPARVTVCGDSAGGNLAAAVSQTLAGRSDLPRLRAQILIYPGLQALDFNLPSYQQNQGVPLLFRERAAFYMLQYLNGNATKLEEVLEGSHIPIDIKLKYKRWVNPDKIPEEFKVRGYKPRVLLDCTTEVFETVKRFCEPTLCPLLAEDKIIQQLPESFILTCEYDVLRDDGLLYKKRLEDNGVRVTWYHLEDGFHGIINSFNRDWLSFPSAKRGLDNIVNFLRSL from the exons ATGGCAGTTGTACTCACAGTGCTGGTGCTATTCTTAGCTGGTTTTCTTGCTGCATTCATATTGTTGGTCATAGGGgcaattaattttgatttttccaactcagaaattcctcctggagTGAATCAGCCTGCAAAGCTCCGAATCATTCATATAATCTTAATATGCACAGCTGTGGTG GGAAAGCTTTTGCAAAACATTGGCATCTGCACTCAGGTGGGCTTTGTGAGGTACATACAAGGAAGAAAGACTCTGGGGGCGGACCCAAAGCTCTTCATCAAGGATCTGTGGTTTGAGAAAGTGCCTGTAAGGATTTACCAGCCTAAGGCTCCATCTGCCAGCCAAAGGAGAGGAGTTATGTTTTTTCATGGAGGAGGATGGGTATTTGGAAGCATTG AGACCCATGAAGGGCTGTGCCGCTTTATTGCCAGAGAAAGTGAATCTGTGGTTGTATCTGTGGG GTACCGTTTGGCCCCCGAGCACAAATACCCCGCTGCGTACGAAGACTGTCTGAACGCCACCCAGCActtcctgcagcacctggagcactACGGCGTGGATCCTGCCCGGGTCACTGTCTGCGGAGACAGTGCTGGGGGCAacctggcagctgctgtgagccagaccctggcaggcaggtcAGACCTCCCCAGACTCCGTGCTCAGATCCTCATCTACCCAGGCCTTCAGGCACTGGACTTCAATCTACCATCCTACCAACAAAATCAGGGAGTCCCTCTGCTATTCCGGGAACGTGCTGCTTTCTACATGTTGCAGTACCTAAATGGAAATGCAACAAAACTGGAAGAGGTCTTGGAAGGTTCCCATATTCCTATAGATATTAAATTAAAGTATAAAAGGTGGGTGAATCCAGACAAGATCCCTGAGGAATTTAAGGTCAGAGGCTATAAACCACGTGTGCTACTTGACTGCACAACTGAAGTTTTTGAGACAGTGAAGAGGTTCTGTGAGCCCACGCTGTGCCCACTGCTGGCTGAAGACAAAATtatccagcagctgccagaatCTTTCATCCTGACCTGCGAGTATGACGTGCTGAGGGACGATGGCTTGCTGTACAAGAAGAGGCTGGAGGACAATGGGGTTCGAGTGACCTGGTACCACCTTGAAGATGGATTCCATGGAATCATAAACTCATTTAATAGGGACTGGTTGTCATTTCCATCTGCAAAAAGGGGCCTTGACAATATTGTGAATTTTCTAAGAAGCTTAtag
- the LOC128799027 gene encoding arylacetamide deacetylase-like 4, producing MELCSSLAFRRLVFSGRRPGPAPGVRQEDARLGRVPVRLYRPRAPAAGPRGAVLLFHGGGWICCGLDTHERICQYIAKESGSLVVSVGYRLAPEHKYPAAYEDCLNATQHFLQHLEHYGVDPARVTVCGDSAGGNLAAAVSQTLAGRSDLPRLRAQILIYPGLQALDFNLPSYQQNQGVPLLLRERAVFYSLQYVQGDTSNLEEILEGSHIPPDMRLKCRKWVNPDKIPEEFKVRGYKPHKPCEFKPGIFEKVKSIREPTLCPLFAEDTVIQQLPESFILTCEYDVLRDDGLLYKKRLEDNGVRVTWYHLEDGFHGIVNLFDHYGLSFPSGKRGLDRVVAFIKDL from the exons ATGGAGCTGTGCAGCAGCCTGGCCTTCAGGCGCCTCGTGTTCTCCGGGCGGaggccgggcccggcgccggGGGTGCGGCAGGAGGACGCGCGGCTCGGGCGGGTGCCCGTGCGGCTGTACCGGCCGCGGGCGCCGGCCGCGGGCCCGCGCGGCGCCGTGCTGCTGTTCCACGGCGGCGGCTGGATCTGCTGCGGCCTCG ATACCCATGAAAGGATCTGCCAGTACATTGCCAAGGAAAGCGGCTCGCTGGTGGTGTCCGTGGG GTACCGTTTGGCCCCCGAGCACAAATACCCCGCTGCGTACGAAGACTGTCTGAACGCCACCCAGCActtcctgcagcacctggagcactACGGCGTGGATCCTGCCCGGGTCACTGTCTGcggggacagtgctgggggcaacctggcagctgctgtgagccagaccctggcaggcaggtcAGACCTCCCCAGACTCCGTGCTCAGATCCTCATCTACCCAGGCCTTCAGGCACTGGACTTCAATCTACCATCCTACCAACAAAATCAGGGAGTCCCTCTGCTACTCCGGGAACGTGCTGTTTTCTATTCTTTGCAGTACGTACAAGGGGACACATCAAATCTGGAAGAGATCTTGGAGGGCTCTCATATTCCTCCGGACATGAGGCTGAAGTGTAGGAAGTGGGTGAATCCAGACAAGATCCCTGAGGAATTTAAGGTCAGAGGCTACAAACCACACAAGCCCTGTGAATTCAAGCCTGGAATTTTTGAGAAAGTGAAAAGCATCCGTGAGCCCACGCTGTGCCCACTGTTCGCTGAAGACACAGTtatccagcagctgccagaatCTTTCATCCTGACCTGCGAGTACGACGTGCTGAGGGACGATGGCTTGCTGTACAAGAAGAGGCTGGAGGACAATGGGGTTCGAGTGACCTGGTACCATCTTGAAGATGGATTCCATGGAATTGTAAACCTATTTGATCATTATGGTTTGTCATTTCCATCTGGGAAAAGGGGATTGGACAGGGTTGTTGCATTTATAAAAGATCTGTAG